A stretch of the Actinotalea sp. JY-7876 genome encodes the following:
- a CDS encoding DUF4349 domain-containing protein, whose product MRSLMQSLAVVAVLLVAGCSGGGADSGAGGAQPHAARSEEGAVSDEGAGGEQSFVVTGSVSMLVEDPAVSVAEAAQLVEDAGGHVQERVEQGGADDDYAWAELVARIPADEVTETLEELKGLGEVRDTSIQSEEVTDQVRDLDARIRALEISITRLEELLGRAGTVSEIVEAEQVLTERQSELEVLLGQQAALADDIALSTFRIEMWTEGAAPEEPATGFWAGLVNGWNALLATLTGLLQAIGTLLPWLAFAALVAAVVLFVRRALPRRRAARPSATPRFGPGGATGPTTSLPPQGGPTGPVPPSGPPTGPVAPGGAPAPSGPPTSVATMDPVPAPEPSGAATQDTAPAAVAPAADRPASTAPLPTVPGDPTDPLPDPPPPGRGSAPAPAPRKRTPRARPPRDTPPGE is encoded by the coding sequence ATGCGCAGCCTGATGCAGTCGCTCGCCGTCGTCGCCGTCCTGCTCGTCGCCGGGTGCTCGGGCGGCGGTGCCGACTCCGGAGCGGGCGGCGCGCAGCCGCACGCCGCCCGCTCCGAGGAGGGGGCCGTCTCGGACGAGGGCGCCGGCGGCGAGCAGAGCTTCGTGGTCACGGGCAGCGTCTCGATGCTGGTCGAGGACCCGGCGGTCTCGGTCGCCGAGGCGGCGCAGCTGGTCGAGGACGCCGGGGGCCACGTCCAGGAGCGCGTCGAGCAGGGCGGCGCGGACGACGACTACGCGTGGGCGGAGCTCGTGGCCCGCATCCCGGCCGACGAGGTGACCGAGACGCTCGAGGAGCTCAAGGGCCTCGGCGAGGTGCGTGACACCTCGATCCAGAGCGAGGAGGTCACCGACCAGGTGCGCGACCTCGACGCCCGCATCCGGGCGCTCGAGATCTCGATCACCCGCCTCGAGGAGCTCCTCGGGCGCGCCGGGACCGTCTCCGAGATCGTCGAGGCCGAGCAGGTGCTGACGGAGCGCCAGTCCGAGCTCGAGGTCCTCCTCGGGCAGCAGGCGGCGCTCGCCGACGACATCGCGCTCTCGACGTTCCGGATCGAGATGTGGACCGAGGGCGCCGCGCCGGAGGAGCCTGCGACCGGTTTCTGGGCGGGCCTCGTGAACGGGTGGAACGCCCTGCTCGCCACGCTGACGGGGCTGCTGCAGGCCATCGGCACCCTCCTCCCGTGGCTCGCCTTCGCGGCCCTCGTCGCGGCCGTGGTGCTCTTCGTGCGCCGCGCCCTCCCGCGACGGAGGGCGGCGCGGCCCTCCGCCACCCCGCGGTTCGGGCCGGGCGGGGCGACCGGACCGACGACGTCGCTGCCGCCGCAGGGCGGGCCGACCGGCCCGGTGCCGCCGAGCGGCCCGCCTACGGGGCCGGTCGCGCCGGGAGGGGCGCCCGCACCGAGCGGCCCGCCCACGTCGGTGGCCACCATGGACCCGGTGCCGGCTCCGGAGCCGAGCGGGGCCGCGACGCAGGACACCGCCCCCGCAGCGGTCGCCCCCGCAGCGGACCGGCCCGCGAGCACCGCGCCGCTCCCGACGGTCCCCGGCGACCCGACCGACCCGCTGCCGGACCCGCCGCCCCCGGGCCGGGGCTCCGCACCCGCCCCCGCACCTCGCAAGCGAACCCCGCGCGCGCGCCCGCCGAGGGATACCCCGCCGGGAGAGTGA